The following proteins are co-located in the Triticum aestivum cultivar Chinese Spring chromosome 1A, IWGSC CS RefSeq v2.1, whole genome shotgun sequence genome:
- the LOC123191829 gene encoding uncharacterized protein: MAGGSGEGAAMSPPSSSGVGGGGGGGKRGRDPEEDVYVDNLHSHKRYLSEIMASSLNGLSVGDSLADNIMESPARSESSSCIRDEIISQYSPMSEDSDDYRYFDTQLNPNGSQGDAMVSPSTSPMSSPHRFQKPQASFLPSSPYPLPSCSLSSVACSHPRRGSENEGRFPSSPNDMCHGADLRRTALLRSVQMRVHGPHAYDPSFGSRQEQEHVHEHDDEHGHEHLEDLGGPERPSCRKSIDNEASGYQGAENSYGRQEHDIDYIDGCTADDVLSGPKFKQEDDNQGNSDASMDKTR, encoded by the exons aTGGCGGGTGGCAGCGGCGAGGGCGCCGCAATgtcgccgccttcctcctccggcgttggcggcggcggcggtggcggaaagCGCGGGAGGGATCCGGAGGAGGACGTGTACGTGGACAACCTCCACTCCCACAAGCGGTACCTCAGCGAG ATAATGGCGTCCAGCCTGAATGGGCTCTCTGTTGGAGATTCGCTTGCCGACAACATCATGGAGTCCCCTGCGAGGTCGGAGAGTTCCTCTTGTATCAG GGACGAAATAATCTCCCAATACTCACCAATGTCAGAAGACTCAGATGACTACCGGTACTTCGACACACAACTAAACCCCAACGGGAGTCAAGGTGATGCAATGGTCAGCCCATCAACTAGTCCAATGTCATCTCCTCACCGGTTCCAGAAACCACAAGCTAGTTTCCTACCATCAAGCCCATATCCTCTCCCCAGCTGCTCCCTCTCATCCGTGGCTTGCTCTCACCCTCGGCGTGGCTCTGAGAATGAAGGCCGGTTCCCGTCTTCACCCAATGACATGTGCCATGGCGCGGACCTGAGGCGAACGGCACTACTGAGGTCGGTGCAAATGAGGGTGCATGGTCCCCATGCGTACGACCCATCATTCGGCAGCCGGCAGGAGCAAGAACATGTCCATGAGCATGATGATGAACATGGTCATGAGCATCTGGAAGATTTGGGAGGGCCAGAAAGACCATCTTGCAGGAAATCAATTGATAATGAAGCTAGTGGCTACCAGGGGGCTGAAAACAGCTATGGGCGGCAGGAGCATGATATCGATTACATCGACGGCTGCACAGCTGATGATGTCTTGAGTGGCCCCAAGTTCAAGCAAGAAGATGATAACCAAGGTAATTCTGACGCCAGCATGGATAAAACTAGATAG